One Novosphingobium sp. EMRT-2 DNA segment encodes these proteins:
- the secE gene encoding preprotein translocase subunit SecE, whose product MAKTSPGEFINQVRAEARKVVWPTRQETTTTAIFVGIMMLILAVFFLGIDSLFGFVVRWLLAQA is encoded by the coding sequence ATGGCGAAGACCAGCCCCGGCGAATTCATCAACCAGGTACGCGCGGAAGCGCGCAAGGTGGTCTGGCCGACGCGGCAGGAAACCACCACCACGGCGATCTTCGTGGGCATCATGATGCTGATCCTGGCGGTGTTCTTCCTTGGCATCGACAGCCTGTTCGGCTTCGTCGTGCGCTGGCTGCTCGCCCAGGCCTGA
- the nusG gene encoding transcription termination/antitermination protein NusG, translated as MARWYIIHAYSGFENKVRDSILAEAERIGLSQLVEAVEVPTETVTEVKRGKKVQVERKFMPGYVLAKLAMNDDIYHLVKNTPKVTGFLGTNNKPQPISDKEAARYFGAREQAAAEPRKNVAVDYEIGDSVKVNAGPFASFNGTVEELDFEKQRVKVAVSIFGRATPVELAFEEVELVK; from the coding sequence ATGGCCCGCTGGTACATCATCCACGCCTATTCCGGTTTCGAAAACAAGGTGCGCGATTCGATCCTCGCCGAAGCGGAACGGATCGGCCTGTCGCAACTGGTCGAGGCGGTGGAAGTTCCGACCGAAACCGTGACCGAGGTCAAGCGCGGCAAGAAGGTGCAGGTCGAACGCAAGTTCATGCCCGGCTACGTGCTGGCCAAGCTGGCGATGAACGACGACATCTACCACCTCGTCAAGAACACGCCCAAGGTCACCGGTTTCCTCGGCACCAACAACAAGCCGCAGCCGATTTCCGACAAGGAAGCCGCCCGCTACTTCGGCGCGCGCGAACAGGCCGCCGCCGAACCGCGCAAGAACGTGGCGGTCGATTACGAGATCGGCGATTCGGTCAAGGTCAACGCCGGCCCGTTCGCCTCGTTCAACGGCACGGTGGAAGAACTCGATTTCGAAAAGCAGCGCGTGAAGGTCGCCGTGTCGATCTTCGGCCGCGCCACGCCGGTCGAACTGGCGTTCGAGGAAGTCGAACTGGTCAAGTAA
- a CDS encoding M20/M25/M40 family metallo-hydrolase has product MLTTLILALAAASAPVAESAAPRPPAPVPASAAKAPGELARELERLLVSPRFAAAREALRADHARLVDDIIALTEIPAPPFGEEARGRAMTAMMRAGGLPDAAIDGIGNVIATRRGTTVALAPLIVAAHLDTVFPAGTDVKVRREGTRLMAPGIGDDTLGLAVMLAMVRAMDKAGIRTERDIVFIANVGEEGPGDLRGMRHFFAQDPRAKQAAGFITIDGAGSGWITTRGVGSRRWRLVFDGPGGHSFDKFGIVNPLAALARTVTGLYGIPVPAQPRTTYSASVVGGGTSVNTIPAQVFLDVDIRSESPAEIDRIDTALHAIATAAVDEENRARSTDGGRIAVTFKPIGNRPAGTTPETAPLAVIAATAARAAGFAPHFEPLSTDANVPMNLGIPAIAIGAGGDGGGAHAPSEWIDVAEDASVRGAAAAMATVLGAANALP; this is encoded by the coding sequence TTGCTGACCACCCTGATCCTCGCGCTGGCGGCAGCATCCGCGCCGGTCGCGGAAAGCGCCGCGCCACGCCCGCCTGCCCCCGTTCCCGCTTCCGCCGCCAAAGCGCCCGGGGAACTGGCCAGAGAACTTGAACGCCTGCTGGTTTCGCCCCGGTTCGCCGCCGCGCGGGAGGCGTTGCGCGCGGATCATGCCCGGCTGGTCGATGATATCATTGCCCTGACCGAAATTCCCGCGCCGCCGTTCGGCGAGGAAGCGCGCGGCCGCGCCATGACCGCGATGATGCGCGCGGGCGGCCTGCCCGATGCGGCAATCGACGGCATCGGCAACGTCATCGCCACGCGCCGGGGCACGACGGTCGCGCTTGCGCCACTGATCGTGGCCGCGCATCTCGATACCGTGTTCCCGGCCGGCACCGACGTGAAAGTCCGCCGCGAAGGCACCCGCCTGATGGCGCCCGGCATCGGCGACGATACTCTGGGCCTGGCGGTGATGCTGGCGATGGTCCGCGCCATGGACAAGGCCGGCATCCGCACCGAACGCGATATCGTGTTCATCGCCAACGTGGGCGAGGAAGGGCCGGGCGATCTGCGCGGGATGCGCCATTTCTTCGCGCAGGACCCGCGCGCAAAACAGGCGGCCGGGTTCATCACCATCGATGGCGCGGGCTCGGGCTGGATCACCACGCGCGGAGTGGGATCGCGGCGCTGGCGCCTGGTGTTCGACGGACCGGGCGGGCACAGCTTCGACAAGTTCGGCATCGTCAACCCGCTGGCGGCGCTGGCGCGCACCGTGACCGGGCTTTACGGCATTCCCGTGCCCGCGCAGCCGCGCACCACCTATTCCGCCAGCGTGGTGGGTGGCGGCACCTCGGTCAACACGATCCCGGCGCAAGTCTTCCTCGATGTCGACATCCGCTCCGAATCGCCGGCGGAAATCGACCGCATCGATACCGCGCTCCATGCCATCGCCACGGCGGCAGTGGACGAGGAGAACCGCGCCCGATCGACCGACGGCGGCCGGATCGCCGTGACCTTCAAGCCGATCGGCAATCGCCCCGCCGGCACCACGCCCGAAACCGCGCCGCTTGCGGTGATCGCGGCAACGGCGGCGCGGGCGGCGGGGTTCGCGCCGCACTTCGAGCCCCTGTCGACCGATGCCAACGTGCCGATGAACCTCGGGATTCCGGCCATCGCCATTGGCGCAGGCGGTGATGGCGGCGGTGCGCACGCGCCGAGCGAATGGATCGACGTGGCCGAAGACGCCAGCGTGCGCGGCGCGGCGGCTGCCATGGCGACGGTGCTGGGGGCCGCCAACGCGCTGCCGTGA
- the rplK gene encoding 50S ribosomal protein L11, producing the protein MAKKIEGYIKLQVAAGDAKPAPPIGPALGQRGVNIMEFCKQFNAATQELEKGMPLPTIITVYADRSFTFVTKTPPATYLIKKAIGLKSGSKAPGKESAGTIKRSQLAEIAQAKMQDLNANDIDAATKIIEGSARAMGLQVVEG; encoded by the coding sequence ATGGCCAAGAAAATCGAAGGTTACATCAAGCTGCAGGTCGCCGCCGGCGATGCCAAGCCTGCACCGCCGATCGGTCCGGCCCTGGGCCAGCGCGGCGTGAACATCATGGAATTCTGCAAGCAGTTCAACGCTGCCACGCAGGAACTTGAAAAGGGCATGCCGCTTCCGACCATCATCACGGTCTATGCGGATCGCTCGTTCACGTTCGTCACCAAGACGCCGCCGGCAACCTACCTGATCAAGAAGGCCATCGGTCTCAAGTCCGGCTCGAAGGCGCCGGGCAAGGAATCGGCCGGCACGATCAAGCGCTCGCAGCTCGCCGAAATCGCCCAGGCCAAGATGCAGGACCTGAACGCGAACGACATCGACGCGGCGACGAAGATCATCGAAGGCTCCGCGCGCGCGATGGGCCTGCAGGTTGTGGAGGGCTGA
- the rplA gene encoding 50S ribosomal protein L1 has protein sequence MVNLTKKQKSLTEKLGDNQKLYGVDEAIQLLKDLQSAKFDQTLEVALNLGVDPRHADQMVRGMVTLPSGTGKDVKVAVFARGDKAEAALAAGADKVGAEDLLEDMQAGNLDYGRVIAAPDMMGIVGRLGKVLGPKGLMPNPKLGTVTPNVAEAVKAAKGGQIEFRVEKAGIIHGGIGKLSFSNEALRANFDAFVDAIVKAKPAGAKGKYVRKVGLSSSMGPGLKIDVAQVQGG, from the coding sequence ATGGTGAACCTGACCAAGAAGCAGAAGTCGCTCACGGAAAAGCTGGGCGACAACCAGAAGCTCTATGGCGTTGACGAAGCGATCCAGCTTCTCAAGGACCTGCAGAGCGCCAAGTTCGACCAGACGCTTGAAGTCGCGCTGAACCTCGGCGTCGACCCGCGTCATGCCGACCAGATGGTGCGTGGCATGGTCACGCTGCCTTCGGGCACCGGCAAGGACGTGAAGGTCGCCGTGTTCGCCCGTGGCGACAAGGCCGAAGCCGCTCTCGCCGCCGGTGCCGACAAGGTGGGCGCCGAAGACCTGCTGGAAGACATGCAGGCCGGCAACCTCGATTACGGTCGCGTCATCGCCGCGCCCGACATGATGGGCATCGTCGGCCGCCTCGGCAAGGTGCTCGGCCCCAAGGGCCTGATGCCGAACCCGAAGCTCGGCACCGTCACGCCGAACGTCGCCGAAGCGGTCAAGGCGGCCAAGGGCGGCCAGATCGAATTCCGCGTCGAAAAGGCCGGCATCATCCACGGCGGCATCGGCAAGCTCTCGTTCTCGAACGAAGCGCTGCGCGCCAACTTCGACGCGTTCGTCGATGCGATCGTCAAGGCGAAGCCGGCGGGCGCCAAGGGCAAGTACGTCCGCAAGGTCGGCCTGTCCTCGTCGATGGGCCCGGGCCTGAAGATCGACGTTGCGCAGGTGCAGGGCGGCTGA
- a CDS encoding alginate export family protein produces the protein MTAAAAAPARATEADDGLRVTGNVRLRVESIDGQARTGFDRSDTLVNLRTQVLAQYRSGPFRVVAEVHDSRVWNADPGTPVTTSEVNTLEPVQAFLGYDLGPMLGSGTKVSVQGGRFTVALGSRRLIAADEYRNTVNSNTGLRMDIAGRRGLQATLIYVLPAMRLPDDAASLRSGKVELDRESFDAVLWGGIVSRTVSRAGAGVPVTAELGFFHFGERDAPGRPTRDRSLSTATVRVIADPRPGHADGEAEAMVQWGHTRTSLAAAAPELPVRATFFHADAGYTFGGPWRPRLSIEFDYASGAGSGSRFGRFDTLFGMRRGDLAPSGIYNAVTRANIMTPGIRLETAPDRRMDLLATYHPMWLADSRDSFATTGVRDASGRSGSFAGHQFDLRLRYWLLPRRLRLELGGVLLAKGRFLTDAPNAPPGRTTRYGSFNLSALF, from the coding sequence ATGACAGCGGCGGCGGCGGCTCCCGCACGCGCGACAGAAGCGGACGACGGCCTGCGCGTAACCGGCAACGTGCGCTTGCGCGTGGAGTCGATCGATGGACAGGCGCGCACCGGCTTCGACAGGAGCGATACGCTGGTCAACCTGCGCACGCAGGTGCTGGCGCAATACCGCAGCGGGCCGTTTCGCGTGGTGGCCGAAGTCCACGACAGCCGCGTGTGGAACGCCGATCCCGGCACGCCCGTCACCACCAGCGAGGTGAACACGCTGGAGCCGGTCCAGGCCTTCCTCGGCTATGACCTGGGGCCAATGCTGGGATCGGGCACCAAGGTTTCGGTGCAGGGCGGGCGCTTCACCGTGGCGCTCGGATCGCGCCGGCTGATCGCGGCCGACGAATACCGCAACACGGTCAACAGCAATACCGGCCTGCGCATGGACATCGCCGGGCGGCGCGGCCTGCAGGCCACGCTGATCTATGTCCTGCCGGCGATGCGCCTGCCCGACGATGCCGCATCGCTGCGCAGCGGCAAGGTGGAACTGGACCGCGAGAGCTTCGACGCGGTGCTGTGGGGCGGGATCGTCAGCCGCACCGTCTCGCGCGCGGGCGCGGGGGTGCCGGTCACGGCCGAACTCGGCTTCTTCCATTTCGGCGAACGCGACGCCCCCGGCCGCCCCACGCGCGACCGGTCGCTCAGCACCGCAACCGTGCGCGTGATCGCCGATCCGCGCCCCGGCCATGCCGATGGCGAGGCGGAGGCGATGGTCCAGTGGGGGCACACCCGCACCTCGCTCGCCGCCGCCGCGCCCGAATTGCCGGTGCGCGCCACGTTCTTCCATGCCGATGCCGGCTACACGTTCGGCGGTCCGTGGCGTCCGCGCCTGTCGATCGAGTTCGACTACGCCAGCGGCGCGGGCAGTGGCAGCCGCTTTGGCCGTTTCGACACGCTGTTCGGGATGCGGCGCGGCGATCTGGCGCCTTCGGGCATCTACAACGCGGTCACCCGCGCCAACATCATGACGCCCGGAATCCGGCTGGAAACCGCCCCCGACCGGCGGATGGACCTGCTGGCAACCTACCATCCGATGTGGCTGGCCGATTCGCGCGACAGTTTCGCCACCACCGGCGTGCGCGACGCCAGCGGCCGGTCCGGCTCTTTCGCCGGGCACCAGTTCGACTTACGGCTGCGCTACTGGCTGCTGCCACGCCGCCTGCGCCTGGAGCTCGGTGGCGTGCTGCTGGCCAAGGGCCGCTTCCTGACCGACGCGCCCAACGCGCCGCCGGGGCGCACCACGCGCTACGGCTCGTTCAATCTCAGCGCGCTGTTCTGA
- a CDS encoding molybdopterin-binding protein: MTKETRIWTAALIVIGDEILSGRTQDKNIAQIATWLGVQGIRLREVRVVPDVMDAIVEAVNTLRARNDYLFTTGGIGPTHDDITVDAVAQALGVGVEIHPDARKVLEDYYASRGGLNEGRLRMARVPAGASLIENRMSGAPGIRIGNVFLMAGVPHITAQMLDGLTGTLEGGLPLQSATIGCWVPESEIAELLSKTEKTFDGCQIGSYPFFREGRVGANFVIRSTDTAQLEACAAALIAGLEATGREAVAGGI; this comes from the coding sequence ATGACTAAAGAAACCCGCATCTGGACCGCCGCGCTGATCGTGATCGGCGACGAAATCCTGTCTGGCCGCACGCAGGACAAGAACATCGCGCAGATCGCCACCTGGCTGGGCGTGCAGGGCATCCGCCTGCGCGAAGTGCGCGTGGTGCCCGACGTGATGGATGCGATCGTCGAGGCGGTGAACACGCTGCGCGCGCGCAACGACTATCTGTTCACCACCGGCGGCATCGGCCCCACGCACGACGACATCACCGTGGACGCGGTGGCGCAGGCGCTGGGCGTGGGCGTGGAAATCCATCCCGATGCGCGCAAGGTGCTGGAGGATTACTACGCCTCGCGCGGCGGGCTGAACGAGGGTCGGCTGCGCATGGCGCGCGTGCCGGCGGGGGCGAGCCTGATCGAGAACCGCATGTCGGGCGCGCCGGGCATCCGCATTGGCAACGTGTTCCTGATGGCCGGCGTGCCGCACATCACCGCGCAGATGCTCGACGGGCTGACCGGCACGCTGGAAGGCGGGCTGCCGCTGCAATCGGCGACGATCGGCTGCTGGGTTCCTGAAAGCGAGATCGCCGAGCTTCTCAGCAAGACCGAGAAGACCTTCGACGGGTGCCAGATCGGCAGCTACCCGTTCTTCCGCGAAGGCCGGGTGGGCGCGAACTTCGTGATCCGGTCGACCGATACCGCGCAGCTTGAAGCGTGCGCGGCGGCGCTGATCGCCGGGCTGGAAGCGACCGGGCGCGAAGCGGTGGCGGGCGGCATTTGA
- a CDS encoding NAD(P)/FAD-dependent oxidoreductase: MGAAALKPEGQSVNATPDVDVAIVGAGLSGIGMAAHMQMLCPGSSYAILERREQIGGTWDLFRYPGIRSDSDMHTLGFIFEPWKHEKSIADGPAILEYLNRIADEHGIRPHIRFGTKVLSADWDSARALWTVVTEDEAGARRSVTARLLYLGSGYYDYDTPHDAQFAGREDFRGKIIHPQFWPRDLDYAGKRVVVIGSGATAVTIVPSMTHKAAHVTMLQRTPTWYAIRPARDALANALRRILPEKVAYAITRFKNVRLQNLVFKRARSQPEKVKDYLTKKIKAALGDKYDAKTFTPPYDPWDQRLCLVPDADMFEAIKAGKADIVTDHIDRFDATGIQLKSGRHLDADVIITATGLRLTMGGKIALSLDGVPLNFADHFYYKGCMFSNVPNLVAVFGYLNASWTLRADLISDYTCRLLNTMKAKGAHVATPLLAADHGLVEDNVFDFSSGYLQRALSIMPKSAAALPWRLNQDYVYDKAWMKASPIEDGILALGHAQPATQAQPQLEAAE; this comes from the coding sequence ATGGGTGCAGCCGCGTTGAAGCCGGAAGGGCAGTCGGTCAACGCCACGCCGGACGTTGACGTGGCGATCGTCGGTGCCGGCCTTTCGGGCATCGGCATGGCCGCGCACATGCAGATGCTATGCCCCGGCAGCAGCTATGCCATCCTCGAGCGACGCGAACAGATCGGCGGCACCTGGGACCTGTTCCGCTACCCCGGCATCCGTTCCGACAGCGACATGCACACGCTGGGCTTCATCTTCGAGCCGTGGAAGCACGAGAAATCGATCGCCGACGGCCCGGCGATCCTCGAATACCTGAACCGCATCGCCGACGAGCACGGCATCCGCCCGCATATCCGCTTCGGCACCAAGGTGCTGTCCGCCGACTGGGACAGCGCGCGGGCGCTGTGGACGGTGGTGACCGAGGACGAGGCGGGTGCGCGCCGGAGCGTGACCGCGCGCCTGCTTTACCTGGGCTCGGGCTATTACGATTACGACACGCCGCACGATGCGCAGTTCGCCGGGCGCGAGGATTTCCGCGGCAAGATCATCCATCCGCAGTTCTGGCCGCGCGATCTCGATTACGCGGGCAAGCGCGTGGTGGTGATCGGTTCGGGCGCGACGGCGGTGACGATCGTGCCGTCGATGACGCACAAGGCCGCGCACGTCACCATGCTGCAGCGCACGCCCACGTGGTACGCGATCCGCCCCGCGCGCGATGCCCTGGCCAACGCGTTGCGCCGCATCCTGCCGGAAAAGGTCGCCTATGCGATCACCCGCTTCAAGAACGTGCGGCTGCAGAACCTGGTGTTCAAGCGCGCCCGCAGCCAGCCGGAAAAGGTCAAGGATTACCTGACCAAGAAGATCAAGGCGGCGCTCGGCGACAAGTACGACGCCAAGACCTTCACCCCGCCCTACGATCCGTGGGATCAGCGTCTGTGCCTGGTGCCCGATGCCGACATGTTCGAGGCGATCAAGGCGGGCAAGGCCGATATCGTGACCGATCACATCGACCGCTTCGACGCCACCGGCATCCAGCTCAAGTCGGGCCGCCATCTCGATGCGGATGTGATCATCACCGCCACCGGCCTGCGCCTGACCATGGGCGGCAAGATCGCGCTGAGCCTCGATGGCGTGCCGCTGAACTTCGCCGACCATTTCTACTACAAGGGCTGCATGTTCTCGAACGTGCCCAACCTGGTGGCCGTGTTCGGCTATCTCAACGCCTCGTGGACGCTGCGCGCGGACCTCATTTCCGATTACACCTGCCGCCTGCTCAACACGATGAAGGCGAAGGGCGCGCACGTGGCGACACCTCTGCTGGCGGCCGACCACGGGCTGGTCGAGGACAACGTGTTCGATTTCTCGTCGGGCTATCTCCAGCGCGCGCTCAGCATCATGCCCAAGAGTGCCGCCGCGCTGCCGTGGCGGCTCAATCAGGATTACGTTTACGACAAGGCGTGGATGAAGGCCTCGCCGATCGAGGACGGCATCCTGGCGCTGGGCCACGCGCAGCCCGCGACGCAGGCGCAGCCCCAGCTCGAAGCGGCCGAATAG
- a CDS encoding magnesium and cobalt transport protein CorA — MPIIASRRYSQGQAHEVDIVLDGVPRAPLPPQTFDWIGLCEPTVEEMERVRRQYGLHPLAVEDALNPRQLPKVEAYGKQLFAVARTASLHDGEIISYGQTAFFLGADFIISVRFGSTRAHLTLREELEASAERLAEGPDYVLHAILDFIVDGYQPITDGLEDVAQDMEEAAIESFPGPATIRRIFRLRRQLRRFERVIGPMQEMCERLVEADLPTIDPAARIWFRDVLDHVRRSMTRVRGVKETLAAIVETASLLEQHRQGEMTRQLAAWAAILAVPTAIAGIYGMNFEYIPELKWRFGYFLVWSVILSVCGGLWYRFKRIGWL, encoded by the coding sequence ATGCCGATCATTGCGTCCCGCCGCTACAGCCAGGGCCAGGCCCACGAAGTCGACATCGTGCTCGATGGCGTGCCGCGCGCGCCGCTGCCGCCCCAGACGTTCGACTGGATCGGCCTGTGCGAACCGACCGTGGAGGAGATGGAGCGGGTGCGCCGGCAATACGGGCTGCATCCGCTGGCGGTCGAAGATGCGCTCAATCCGCGCCAGCTGCCCAAGGTGGAGGCCTACGGAAAGCAGCTGTTCGCGGTGGCGCGCACGGCCAGCCTGCACGATGGCGAGATCATCTCCTATGGCCAGACCGCGTTCTTCCTGGGGGCCGACTTCATCATCTCGGTGCGCTTCGGCAGCACGCGCGCGCATCTGACGCTGCGCGAGGAACTGGAGGCCAGCGCCGAACGGCTCGCAGAAGGGCCGGACTACGTACTGCACGCCATTCTCGATTTCATCGTCGATGGCTACCAGCCGATCACCGATGGGCTGGAAGACGTGGCGCAGGACATGGAGGAAGCGGCGATCGAATCCTTCCCCGGCCCGGCCACGATCCGCCGCATCTTCCGCCTGCGCCGCCAGTTGCGCCGGTTCGAACGGGTGATCGGGCCGATGCAGGAAATGTGCGAGCGGCTGGTCGAGGCCGACCTGCCGACGATCGACCCGGCCGCGCGCATCTGGTTCCGCGACGTGCTGGACCACGTGCGCCGCTCGATGACGCGGGTGCGCGGCGTCAAGGAAACGCTGGCGGCGATCGTCGAAACCGCCAGCCTGCTGGAACAGCACCGCCAGGGCGAGATGACCCGCCAGCTCGCCGCCTGGGCCGCGATCCTGGCGGTGCCCACCGCGATTGCCGGCATCTATGGCATGAACTTCGAATATATCCCCGAGCTGAAATGGCGCTTCGGCTATTTCCTGGTGTGGAGCGTGATCCTCTCCGTCTGCGGCGGGCTATGGTATCGTTTCAAGCGGATCGGCTGGTTGTGA
- a CDS encoding TorF family putative porin, whose translation MFYRVAAAVAALAFSVPALAQEAPKPITVSGSAAIVSDYRFRGVSQSDRALAVQAGLTVSHESGLYVGTWASNLSGWGTFGGSNTELDIYGGYKMPIGGVTVDVGLTWYMYPGGADKTDFAEPYVKLSGTVGPVSLLAGVAYAPKQESLGRWYLSGASYATGVPDAPGAKSDNLYVWTDASAAIPNTPVTLKAHVGYSDGNAGLGPNGTSVAPTGKYADWMLGADVAVGPVVLGVAYVDTDISNKEALYLQPNFSQTKNGSSIAGAAVVVSGTVAF comes from the coding sequence ATGTTCTATCGTGTCGCGGCGGCGGTTGCCGCGCTTGCTTTCTCGGTCCCCGCGCTGGCCCAGGAAGCCCCCAAGCCCATTACCGTTTCCGGGTCTGCCGCCATCGTTTCGGACTATCGCTTCCGTGGCGTGTCGCAGAGTGACCGCGCGCTGGCCGTGCAGGCCGGTCTGACCGTGTCGCACGAAAGCGGCCTCTATGTCGGCACCTGGGCTTCCAACCTTTCGGGCTGGGGCACCTTCGGCGGTTCCAACACCGAACTGGACATCTACGGCGGCTACAAGATGCCGATCGGTGGCGTCACGGTGGACGTGGGCCTGACCTGGTACATGTATCCGGGCGGCGCGGACAAGACCGACTTCGCCGAGCCCTACGTCAAGCTTTCGGGCACCGTCGGCCCGGTCAGCTTGCTGGCGGGCGTTGCCTATGCGCCCAAGCAGGAATCGCTGGGCCGCTGGTATCTGAGCGGGGCGTCCTACGCCACCGGCGTGCCCGATGCGCCGGGCGCCAAGTCGGACAACCTCTACGTCTGGACCGACGCCAGCGCGGCGATCCCCAACACCCCGGTCACGCTGAAGGCGCATGTCGGCTATTCGGACGGCAACGCCGGCCTTGGTCCCAACGGCACCTCGGTCGCGCCCACGGGCAAGTATGCCGACTGGATGCTGGGCGCCGACGTGGCCGTCGGCCCGGTGGTGCTGGGCGTGGCCTATGTCGATACCGACATCAGCAACAAGGAAGCGCTCTACCTCCAGCCGAACTTCTCGCAGACCAAGAACGGCTCCTCGATCGCCGGCGCGGCGGTGGTGGTTTCGGGCACCGTTGCCTTCTGA
- a CDS encoding DUF47 domain-containing protein: MFGWFQRLLPKSGDFFDMFERHAATLVAAAEALSRLTRSEGNAAEYIATIRKREHEADDIIREVLYTVRRTFLTPFDRGAITSLIAAMDDTIDEMQAAASAIELYEVAKFEPEMQAMADKIVEACDLIAEAMPLLRDVERNGARLHQLTERIVKLEGAVDLVHQAGLKANFITRRGDGDLVAFIVSREIYKHLEKIADAFEDVANEIDALVIDHA, from the coding sequence ATGTTCGGCTGGTTCCAGCGCCTCCTGCCCAAGTCCGGCGATTTCTTCGACATGTTCGAACGCCACGCCGCAACGCTCGTGGCCGCCGCCGAGGCGCTCTCGCGCCTGACCCGTTCGGAAGGCAACGCGGCGGAATACATCGCCACGATCCGCAAGCGCGAGCACGAGGCGGACGATATCATCCGCGAAGTGCTCTACACCGTGCGCCGCACGTTCCTGACCCCGTTCGATCGCGGCGCGATCACCTCGCTGATCGCCGCCATGGACGATACGATCGACGAAATGCAGGCCGCCGCATCGGCCATCGAGCTTTACGAAGTCGCGAAGTTCGAGCCGGAAATGCAGGCCATGGCCGACAAGATCGTCGAAGCCTGCGACCTCATCGCGGAAGCGATGCCGCTGCTGCGCGACGTGGAACGCAACGGCGCGCGCCTGCACCAGTTGACGGAGCGCATCGTCAAGCTGGAAGGCGCAGTGGACCTTGTTCACCAGGCGGGGCTGAAGGCCAACTTCATCACCCGGCGCGGCGATGGCGATCTGGTCGCCTTCATCGTCTCGCGCGAAATCTACAAGCACCTCGAAAAGATCGCCGACGCGTTCGAGGATGTCGCGAACGAGATCGACGCCCTCGTCATCGACCACGCCTGA
- a CDS encoding inorganic phosphate transporter, with protein sequence MHEIAFPLLVGLIALALAFDFLNGLHDAANSIATVVSTRLLSPVQAVLFAAVGNFVAYWMVGLHVAETVGKGIIDKDVVTPAVVFGALIGAMFWNVLTWVKGIPSSSSHALIGGLLGAGIMHGGFGAVESSGTSKTIVAIFLSPMIGFALAMLMVLITSWLFRGFQPRRAERVFKSLHLVSSAAYSISHGGNDAQKTMGIIAVLLYSTGTLKGEFHVPEWVVIACYAAISLGTLSGGWKIIQTMGSKLTQLNHHTGFCASTAGSIVVFGASAMGIPVSTTHAITGSVVGTGAARRASAVRWGVATRVVVAWFITIPASAAVGAAFYLLTRLF encoded by the coding sequence ATGCACGAAATCGCCTTTCCGCTGCTGGTCGGCCTCATCGCGCTGGCGCTGGCCTTCGATTTCCTCAACGGGTTGCATGACGCGGCCAACTCCATCGCCACGGTGGTTTCCACGCGGCTGCTTTCGCCGGTACAGGCGGTGCTGTTCGCCGCCGTCGGCAATTTCGTGGCCTACTGGATGGTGGGCCTGCACGTCGCCGAAACGGTGGGCAAGGGCATCATCGACAAGGACGTGGTGACGCCGGCGGTGGTGTTCGGCGCGCTGATCGGCGCGATGTTCTGGAACGTACTGACCTGGGTGAAGGGCATTCCCTCCTCGTCCAGCCACGCACTGATCGGCGGCCTGCTGGGCGCGGGCATCATGCACGGCGGGTTCGGCGCAGTGGAAAGCTCGGGCACCAGCAAGACGATCGTCGCGATCTTCCTGTCGCCGATGATCGGCTTCGCGCTGGCCATGCTGATGGTGCTGATCACCAGCTGGCTGTTCCGCGGCTTCCAGCCACGCCGGGCGGAGCGGGTGTTCAAGTCGCTCCACCTGGTCAGCAGCGCGGCCTATTCGATCAGCCACGGCGGCAACGACGCGCAGAAGACGATGGGGATCATCGCGGTGCTGCTCTATTCCACGGGCACGCTGAAAGGCGAATTCCACGTGCCCGAATGGGTCGTGATCGCCTGCTACGCCGCAATTTCGCTGGGCACGCTCTCGGGCGGCTGGAAGATCATCCAGACGATGGGCAGCAAACTGACCCAGCTCAATCATCACACCGGCTTCTGCGCCTCCACCGCCGGCTCGATCGTGGTGTTCGGCGCCAGTGCCATGGGCATTCCGGTCTCGACCACGCACGCCATCACCGGCTCCGTCGTCGGCACCGGCGCGGCCCGCCGCGCCAGCGCGGTGCGCTGGGGCGTGGCGACGCGCGTGGTCGTGGCGTGGTTCATCACCATTCCCGCCAGCGCCGCCGTGGGCGCCGCGTTCTACCTGCTCACCCGCCTGTTCTGA